The DNA segment AGGATCATTTGATCATCTTTTTTCAGGGTTAAACCATTTTTTTGTCAACCAGATTCCGGCCCAGGTTCAGGCACTCCTTTGCCGCTTCCTCTTCCAGAATGTAGCTGATTCCATCCTCTGCATAAAAGACCTGGGGGGACTTTAAATCCGGGAGACTTATGATCTCAACGGCTACCGTCCAGCGACTCTGCCGCGTTAGGCGGGGTCGTGCTGTCAGCCGGTGCTGTTTATAGTCTTCACTGATGATCTTTTTCATCATCTCTCAATCTTCAAGGGCAGATTCTACAGCCTGACGGGCATGAATCTCGGTCGTGTCATAGAGCTTGATTTTTGTATCTCTCTGATTAACCAATTGTCCGATCTCCGTACAGCCCAGGATCACAGCTTCTGCACCTTTTTCTGCCATTTTTCCCATGATTTTGTAAAAATCTCCGGCTGAATCTTTCCTAATATTTCCGAGGCAGAGTTCATCGTATATCACTCTGTGAACGGTTTTGCGATCATTTTCTTCCGGAATCAAGACGACCAGCCCGAACTTTTCCTCTAATCGTCCCCTGTAGAACTCCTGTTCCATCGTAAAGGCTGTTCCCAGGAGTCCTACACAGGAAATCCCGTCCTGAATCAGGGCTTCCGCCGTGGCATCGGCTATGTGGAGGAGGGGGATGGAGAGAGCTTTTTCGATTCCCGGGGCGACCTTGTGCATGGTGTTTGTACAGATCAGAAGAAAATCAGCACCGGCTTTTTCAATAGACCTGGCAGCCTTAATCAGAACGGATTCGGTTCCGGACCAGTCTCCCCTGTGATGGAGTTTATCGATGGGGTCAAAATCGACAC comes from the Oceanispirochaeta sp. genome and includes:
- a CDS encoding aspartate/glutamate racemase family protein, with amino-acid sequence MKKLGLLGGMSWESTQDYYRIINEGIKERLGGLHSAEIILYSVDFDPIDKLHHRGDWSGTESVLIKAARSIEKAGADFLLICTNTMHKVAPGIEKALSIPLLHIADATAEALIQDGISCVGLLGTAFTMEQEFYRGRLEEKFGLVVLIPEENDRKTVHRVIYDELCLGNIRKDSAGDFYKIMGKMAEKGAEAVILGCTEIGQLVNQRDTKIKLYDTTEIHARQAVESALED